A window of Bradyrhizobium diazoefficiens genomic DNA:
TCATCGCCATCAGGCCGACCACGATCGCCATGCGGATGGCGAGATAGGTCAAGGGATCGGCGTTGTTGACGACGTATTTGGTGCCGATGAATCCGGTGCTCCAGAGCAGGACGAACAGGATCGGCGCGGCGCGGGCGGTCAGGGCTTCCTGATCATGGTTCATTGCCGCCCTCATTGCCCCACCGGGAGCTCTGCGGCAATGCGAATTTCGTCCGGACGATGCTGCGCTGCGACGGACGACGGCGGCTCAGTTCAGCCGCTCACCACTCTTCCGGACAGGGGTTGATGATCTTCCAGAGCTCGACGCCGTTCTTGATCTTTTTCATGTCGCTGGTCAGCCCGCCATTGCGGCGGATCCAGTCCTTCACCTTGTCGGGGTAGTACGACATGAGATCGGAGGTGCCTTCGGCGCTGGTGACCTTGATGCCGAAGGTGAAGGCCTTGTCGTAATAGGCCTGGTGAAAGCCCAGGCTCGCGCGCGGCGTCACGCAGATCTTGTTCATCGGCACGATGCCGAGCACCAGCGTGCAGGCCGAGTTGCAGATGCCGTCGATAATGACGCGCTCGCCCTTCTCGCGGACGCGCTTGTACTTGGCCTTGTATTCCTCGACATAGCCGCCGTGGTCGCGGATGATGTGCAACTCGGCACGCGCCGGCGCAGCGGCGGCGAGGCAGAGCGACAACAGGCTCAAAAACGTGATGCGCATGGCGAGGTGACGGCGAAAGCCTTCAGGAATGCACCGGCCTCGAAGGACCCCCCAAAAGGCCGGCGACGGGATTCTTAACCGAATTCTCTTTGGTCATACTTGTGTGGGGAATGCGTTAAGCATCCCGAAAAGGCCAAAAATGGGCGGACATTGACGGCGCTTCCGGCAATTCTGTCACACCCACCCTGAAATCTGCGGGATTGGCTCGGGTTTCCGGGCGACGGACAGGTGCCCCGGAGGCCCGAAGCGGCTATAGATGGCTGAACTATTCGCGCGGGTTCCGGAGAATCGAGATGAGCCAATTGAAGCTTGTAGCCGCGATTGCCCTGTCGGCCGCAATCCTGGCCCCCGGCCTTGCGGAGGCGCGAGGCCATCACCGGCACCACCGCTATTATGCCAATCTGCTGCCCTACCGGATCAGCTACGTGCACAATTACGGTCCGGGCATCACCCCCGGCAGCTTCGCCTATTACGACGGCCCGTCGACCAATCACTGCCACCAGAGCGCGGCCGCCTATGCCGGCCAGGACCGCCGCCGGCACCCCTGCTACTGAGAGGCTCTGGCGCGGCCTCTGCGGGCGCCTCTATTGCAGACGCATCTGGAGACGCAGCAGAGGCAGGAACGACGGAGCTTTGCATCCTTTGCCTGTCCCGCCTGCAAGCGGGTACATTTCATCGGCCTTGCTTCCGGCCAACCGATGAGCCCGGAGCGTTGACGGGTGCCATTGATCTGACGGACGTCGTGGCATGACGTCCGCAATACTACGGCCTGAAATTCGATTTACTGAAACGCGATGTTTCGCCATTGATGGCGATGCATCGACGTTCATTTGATTGACGCATTTCGGCAGCCGGCCAGACTCATGTTGTTCGACGCCCTCGCTCCATCCTCCTCGCTTCAACTGATCGGCTTTGCCGACGTCGATGCGTTTCGGCCGGTCGAGTCGATGGAGGACGCAAGAAGCATTCCGCTCGACGTCGCGAATTTCGCCGCGGCCCGCGCCGTCGTCTCCCTGCCGGCCTGCCGCATCATCGTGATGAGATCGTTCGCGCGCATCCTCGACACCGCCTATCGGATGCCGGGCGGGATGGTGATCCTGTCCATGACCGACGGCCTCCAGGTCAACCTCAAGGGCGTGGAGCTCGACGCGCGGTTCTTCGTCACGCTGCGCGGCAACGACGAATGCCACTTCGTCGAGCCCCAGACCAATCATCATGCCATGATCATCTTCTCTCCCGAGCTGCGAGACCGGGGCTGGTTCGATCGCGGCGACGATTTGCGGGCCCATGTCGCAAACCGGCCCGCCCTGCTCCACATGCGGCAACTCCTGCTCGCCATCCTGCGAACCGCGTCAGTGCAGCCACTCCTGTTCGAAACCACCGGGGTGGCCGCCCATCTCCAGGAAGGCCTGCTGCTCGCGCTCGACGATTTGTTCCGGATCGATTCGATGTCCGATCGCAGCGCCTCGGTCCAGGGCGAGCGATCGATCAAGCTGGTGCAGCGGATCGACGATTACGTTGCGGCCCATCCGACCGCGCCGATCTATACCGCCGATCTCGCCGGCGAATTCGGCGTCTCGGTCCGGACGCTCGGCAGCGCGGTCAGCAAGGTGCGTGGCATGAGCCTGCACCAGTACATTCGCCTCAAGAGGCTGTGGGCGACCCGCACCCGCCTCCTCAAGGGCGGCAGCGCCACCGTCGCCACATGTGCGCGGGCCCAGGGCTTCCATCATCTCGGTGAATTTGCCGCAGCCTACCGCGCGACCTTTCACGAGGCGCCCTCCGACACGCTGGCACGCGGGCGGCAAAGTGGCGTCCCTTCCCGCTGACTGACGCAGCGAGCCCTTGCGACTGTACAGCACAGCACCCTTATGTGCGAGACGCAGCCCGCCGTTGGGTGCCCGATGGCGAGGCAGGCGTGAATTACGGGGCGGAAGCATCTGGCTTTAGAAAGGATTTCAGTTCGTCAAGAAAGCGTCCGAATGCCGGCTCATCTTCCAGGATCAAATGGTTTCGGCTCTCGAGCGGAACAAAGCGGGCTCCAGGAATGCCTGCGGCCATTCGCCGACCAGCTTCGAATGGTACTCTTGCGTCGTGTCGCGAGTGCATCACCAATGTCGGCACACTCACCTTGGAAAGAAGCGCCGTCACGTCTGTTTCGCCGGTAGCCAATAAGTTGCGCGCCGCGTCTTCGGGAGAGGTCGAGATGCGCTGTAGTTCGTTGAACCAGTCCGCCTGCTCTTTCGTCCCGCCGGGAACGAACTGCGAAGTGAATATCTGGCGAAAAGCCGGATTTTCCTGGCCCCATCCCAGCCGCACAAGCGTCAGCAGCGCTTCGCCCGCTTCCTTCTCAGCCTGGGTTCTTACCCGTTTTTTCCATCCGACTGCGTAGCCGCCAAAAAGCACCAGACGCGTCACCCGTTCCGGATGCCTGACCGCATAGGCGATGGATACCGAGCAGCCTTGCGAGACGCCAAGAAGAGCAAAACGGTCAACGCCCGCTGCGTCAACGACTGCTTCGAGATCGTCAACAAAATGATCGAAGGAGACGTCGGGGACGTCCCGATCCGAAAGTCCGTTTCCTCGTGCGTCATAGCGGATCAATGCATGGTCGCGCGATAATTCGCGATAGAGACTTCTCCAGATCGGGCTCTCGAAATCGAATTCGAGATGAGTCATCCAGTTGCCCGTCTTGACGAGAGTCGGACCCTTGCCTGTTCTGCCATAGGCCAGCTGCACGCCGTCCTTGGTCTGGCAGAAGTGGATCTCCTGCTCGTCGAGCGCAACCTCATTCGTCGCAGGCAAGGCTATCGCCTCAGGCATAGCAGCGAATTCGAGTGCCCTGATATCCTTGGCCGCCAGCCCGTAAACTCCGACCGCGCGAGCGATATTCTTGACAGTCTGCTCCCCGAGATCGGCGAAAGCCAATGAAAGCTTGTCCCTGATCTGTTCGTTCGCCGCCCGGGAGATGCATACCCCGCCGGGCTCGCACAGCGCTTCGAGACGCGCAGCGATATTTACTCCGTCGCCAAATATATCGCCGCCATCGATGATAATATCGCCAACATTGATGCCCATGCGGAAGACGATCTGCTTGTCTTCCGGAACGGCAGCGTTACGGGCCAGCATCTCCCGCTGAATGTTGACGGCGCACGCAACCGCGTCAACGACGCTTGCGAATTCGACCAGCATGCCGTCGCCCGTGGTTTTGACGATGCGCCCCCGGTGCTCCACGATGGCCGGGTCGGCCAGTTCACGGCGGTGAGATTTCAGAGATCGGAGCGTGCCGACTTCGTCGACACCCATCAGACGGCTATAACCAACGACATCTGCAGCCAGCACTGCCGCGAGCCGACGCTGCATCATTCCCCCCATGATTTCGTCTTGTTCGGCTTACATACCCTTGTTTTCGAGCAAGTGGAATGGGGCGATCGTCGAAACCAGGGGTCGTGCGGAGCGGGTTGCTTGGCCTCGGAGCGCTCCAAGACCGTCACGGCGGATCGGTCTGAATCCCTCCCAAAGCAGGGCGGGCGCTGGTTCAGAGAACAGATGTCCGGAAAGGGTCCATTGACTCCGATGGCGAATGCGAAATGGCGCGCTCGGAGAGATTCGAACTCCCGACCCTCGGAATCGAAATCCGATGCTCTATCCAGCTGAGCTACGAGCGCCCTGGCCCCGGGGCTACCGGGCCACAAACCGAGACATGCCGAACCGGCTGCTGGCGAGCCAGCACACCGGACGGCCGTTCGGACAGGTTTGAGTTAGCAGAGAGATCGGCGAATAAAAAGCCCTCCCCGCCTCGTTTCGAGACGGGCCGAAGGCATTCTCACCAGGTCGTGTTGAAGAGCCCGAAATGCGGCTGCTGGGCCACCAGCATCATCGGTCGTCCCTGCTGCGGCGCCGGACGCGTCCTGGCGACCCTGCGCTTGGCGTGAGCATGGACCGGAGAAGCTTGGGCTGAAGGTTGGGCCTGAGAAACCTGAGCAGCTTCCGGCTTGGCCTCGCGCTTCCTGGCCGCCGCGACATCGGCCTTCGGGCCCGGCGTGAACTGGGCGAACGTCTCGCGCACCCGCGCCTTGGCCGACAGATCGGCGAGAGCTGCCGGCGCGCTGTCCTGCACCGGCGGCTGAGGCGCAACGACAGCGGCGGTCTGCACCGCAGGCGGGACAATCGTCGGCTGGCTGGTGTCGAGCACGACTCGCTCGGGCAGATGCCGATCGGACCGGATTCGGATCAGGGGCTGATCGTTGCTCGCGGTCACAACGGCTTGCGCCACGGGCGCTGGTGGAAAAACGAAATCCGCGGCGAACAGCAGGGCGAGCAAGGCTCCGCCGACAAAAACAAAATATCGAAAGATGGGCATTGGCCGCACTCCGCCCCCCGCATCCCCGCGTGGGCTCTCCACCTCAACATGCGATCTCTTGATTGGTTCCTGGGCTCAGCCGTTCGGTTCAAATGGCGATGCGAGGTTTTTGGCCAAGCACCACGGAGAGTAACTTTTCCGCTACCGAAACATGCCGCCTTCACCCGCGGCGGGCCGCAACCAGCGAACATTTCGCCTGATCAGCGTTCACATTGACGAAGCCGACGGGGATCCGCGCAAAGGTCTTGCGGCTCTTCATGCTGATCGGATCTGCCAGAATACGGCTGCGGTCGGTGAGATGGCTACCATCATGCCGCGCGAAGGCGCAGACGATCTCGACAGCCTTTACGGTGTAGTCATTGTCGTTTCGCAGCGTGAACGTCACCAGGGCTTTTGAGCCAAGGCCGCCGCGGCGCCAGGTCTGCGATGAAATTCTGAGATGACCCAGATCCGCCATGGCCGGCACCTGAGCCTCGGAAACCGGCGAGGCCGCTGTGGACGGATCGTCCGAAGGAGCCGTCTCGACCGCTGCCAACTTCGACTTCACCTGCTCGGCGCTGTTACTTTTGGAGAGGGGTAGCAGCATCCAGACGCCGCAGCCGACAATGATGGCGGCCAGCAGCCACAGCAGGCATCGGCCAAATGAGACACTCGCCATCGTCACGGCCCGCGCCAGTCGCTCGCCGGTCCCGGCGAAGCGCCCCAATCCGATCCGGTCGAGCCTGGCGTTCATCGTTGCATCACCGATTGCGGCCGAAGCCCATCCAACGACGGACTCGGCCACTGCTTACCTTAATCCAGAAGACGAACTAAGGTTCCCGCACGGCTGCGAATCGGCAAGGACGGTGGCGATCACCGGCTCGCGCCGTTAACATGCGCCGCAACATCGAACGACCGCGTTGGGAGAATTGGAATGCCAGTCGTTACTTGGGATCACGTCCATCTGCGCAGCCCCGATCCGGAGGCCACGGCGGCCTGGCTGCGGGACATCCTCGGTGGCGAGATCGTTCGCGCGCCAGGACGGATCGACGTCAACCTTGGCGGCGCCAGGATCTTTATCGCGCCGCTCGAGGGCGACAGCGCCGTCAACCCGCCACCTCCGCACCCACATCAGGGCCTCGACCATTTCGGTCTGACGGTGAAGGACATCGACGCCGTCGCCGCCGAGATCAAGGCCAAGGGTGTCACCTTCACGCGCGAGCCGACGACGATCCGGCCCGGCGTGCGCATCTGCTTCATCCGCGGCCCCGAAGGCATCTCCATCGAGCTGCTCGAGCGCGACAAGAAATACACC
This region includes:
- a CDS encoding AraC family transcriptional regulator; translated protein: MLFDALAPSSSLQLIGFADVDAFRPVESMEDARSIPLDVANFAAARAVVSLPACRIIVMRSFARILDTAYRMPGGMVILSMTDGLQVNLKGVELDARFFVTLRGNDECHFVEPQTNHHAMIIFSPELRDRGWFDRGDDLRAHVANRPALLHMRQLLLAILRTASVQPLLFETTGVAAHLQEGLLLALDDLFRIDSMSDRSASVQGERSIKLVQRIDDYVAAHPTAPIYTADLAGEFGVSVRTLGSAVSKVRGMSLHQYIRLKRLWATRTRLLKGGSATVATCARAQGFHHLGEFAAAYRATFHEAPSDTLARGRQSGVPSR
- a CDS encoding alpha/beta fold hydrolase; the protein is MQRRLAAVLAADVVGYSRLMGVDEVGTLRSLKSHRRELADPAIVEHRGRIVKTTGDGMLVEFASVVDAVACAVNIQREMLARNAAVPEDKQIVFRMGINVGDIIIDGGDIFGDGVNIAARLEALCEPGGVCISRAANEQIRDKLSLAFADLGEQTVKNIARAVGVYGLAAKDIRALEFAAMPEAIALPATNEVALDEQEIHFCQTKDGVQLAYGRTGKGPTLVKTGNWMTHLEFDFESPIWRSLYRELSRDHALIRYDARGNGLSDRDVPDVSFDHFVDDLEAVVDAAGVDRFALLGVSQGCSVSIAYAVRHPERVTRLVLFGGYAVGWKKRVRTQAEKEAGEALLTLVRLGWGQENPAFRQIFTSQFVPGGTKEQADWFNELQRISTSPEDAARNLLATGETDVTALLSKVSVPTLVMHSRHDARVPFEAGRRMAAGIPGARFVPLESRNHLILEDEPAFGRFLDELKSFLKPDASAP
- a CDS encoding VOC family protein, with product MPVVTWDHVHLRSPDPEATAAWLRDILGGEIVRAPGRIDVNLGGARIFIAPLEGDSAVNPPPPHPHQGLDHFGLTVKDIDAVAAEIKAKGVTFTREPTTIRPGVRICFIRGPEGISIELLERDKKYT